A region of the Roseofilum capinflatum BLCC-M114 genome:
AGTTCACCGCCGCATTTTATATGCTATGCACGAGTTGGGCTTAACCCCCGATCGCCCCTTCCGTAAATGCGCCCGTGTCGTCGGGGAAGTCCTCGGTAAATATCACCCCCATGGCGATACCGCCGTTTATGATGCCCTCGTGCGGATGGCCCAAGACTTCTCCATGCGATCGCCCCTGATCAACGGCCATGGCAACTTCGGCTCCGTAGACAACGATCCTCCAGCAGCCATGCGGTACACCGAATGTCGCTTGCAGGCGATCGCCACCGAAGCCATGCTGCAAGACATCGAAGCCGAAACCGTAGACTTTCTCGACAACTTCGACGGCTCCCAACAGGAACCCATTGTTCTCCCTGCCAGGGTTCCCCAACTACTCCTCAACGGTTCGGCTGGTATTGCCGTGGGAATGGCCACCAATATCCCCCCCCATAACCTGGGAGAACTGATCGATGGTCTAGTCGCCCTCATTGAAAATCCGGATCTAACCGATACCGCGCTCATGCAGTATATTCCCGGCCCCGACTTCCCCACCGGTGGCAAAATCTTGGGAACCTCCGGCATCCAAGAAGCCTATACCCTGGGGCGCGGCTCGATTACCATGCGCGGCATCGCCGACATTGAAACCATCGAACACAGGGGAAGACCCTCGCGGGATGCCATTATTGTTACTCAACTGCCCTACCAGGTGAATAAGGCTGCCCTAATTGAGCGGATTGCCGAACTCGTCAATGATAAACGCATCGAAGGGATTGCCGATATTCGCGATGAGAGCGATCGCGACGGAATGCGGATTGTCGTCGAACTCCGGCGGGATGCCTATCCTAGAGTCGTTCTCAACAACCTCTACAAACAAACCCCCCTACAAACCAACTTTGGGGCCAATATGCTGGCCCTAGTCAACCAAGACCCCCAACTGCTTTCGCTCAAACACTTCCTCAGCGTCTTCCTCGAATTCCGCGTCGAAACCATCACCCGCCGCACCCAATACGAACTCCGCAAAGCAGAAGAGCGAGACCATCTCTTGCAAGGCTTGCTGATTGCCATGCAATACCTCGATGAAATTATCCAACTCATTCGTCACGCTGCCGATACCCCCAGTGCCAAAACCGAGCTGATCGAAGACTATTCCCTCTCCGAACTGCAAGCGGATGCCATTTTGCAAATGCAACTGCGGCGACTCACCGCTCTAGAAGCAGAAAAAATCCGTCAAGAACATGAAGACCTGCAACTTCGCATTGCCGACCTAAAAGACATTCTCGCCAACCGGAACCGCATCCTAGAGATGATTAAGGCAGAATGTGCAGACCTGAAACAAAAATTTGCCACCCCTCGCCGCACCCAAATCGAAAGAGCAGAAGGGGATCTCGTCGATATGGACTTGATCGCCAATGAAAAAGCGGTGATCTTAATTACGGAACAGGGCTATATTAAACGGATGCCCGTCGATACCTTTGATGCCCAAAGTCGGGCAACACGGGGTAAGTCCGGCGCAAAAATCAAAGAAGATGATGGCATTGACCATTTCTTAACTTGTTGCGATCATGATAGTTTGCTGTTTTTTAGCGATCGCGGGGTCGTCTATCGTCTCCTGGCCTATCAGATTCCCAGTGGTTCCCGCAATGCAAAAGGCACACCGCTCGTTCAAATGTTGCCCATCCCCATGGATGAGAAAATTACCTCCATCATCCCGGTATCCGAATTTAGCGACCATGAATACTTGGTCATGCTCACCCAAAATGGCTATATTAAACGCACGACCCTTGATGCCTTTAGTAATATTCGCACCAATGGATTAATCGCCATTTCTTTAGGAGAAGGGGATCAGTTGCGTTGGGTCAGACGAGCAACGGAAGAAGATAGCATTATTATTGCTTCTGGCCAGGGCAAAGCCATTCATTTCCGAACCAATACCCAGCAGTTGCGTCCCCTCGGTCGTACAGCGCGGGGAGTGCGAGCCATGAAACTGGTGGATGGCGATCGCCTAATTAGCATGGATATTCTACCCGGTCAGGTTCTCAATGAGCTAATGGTCGATCAGACCGAAGAAGAAGAGACCAACGAGCAACCAGAAACCGAAGACATAGATACCACTCCCCTGGGCCCCTGGGCTTTAGTCGTCACCACCAGAGGCTATGGAAAACGAGTTCCCGTGAACCAATTCCGACTGCAAAATCGCTCCGGAAAAGGCATTATTGCCACCAAATTCAAATCCCATAAAGCCAACGACGAGTTAGCCGCCCTACGCATCGTTCACCCCGACGACGAGTTAATGATGGTCACCTCCCGTGGCATCATTATTCGCCAGTCCACTAACGCCATTTCCGTACAATCCCGTGGTGCAACCGGAGTCTTGGTGCAGCGCTTAGATAAGGATGATTCGATTGTTGCCGTTGCCCTGGTTCCCACCCACGCAGAAGAAACGACAGAGGGAGAGCAAGAGGTAGAGTTAACCCCTGAACTCGACTCCCCCCAACCCTTATCGGAATAATCTCCAGTTTCAATCATGGTGATTAAATCTTGGTGATATGCGTATTTATGGCAATCGTGTGATTAAAACCCTTTCCGGTTCTCTGACTCGCCCAACTGCTGGGCGAGTGCGAGAAGCGGTATTTAATATTTGGCAAGGTTCGATTGAGGGCTGTCGCTGGTTAGATTTGTGTGCAGGCAGTGGCTCCATGGGAGCGGAAGCCTTGTGTCGGGGGGCAAGTTGGGTGGTGGGTATTGAACAGTCAGGTCGAGCTTGTGGGATAATTCGCCAAAATTGGCAACAGATGGCATCGGCGGATCGATTTCGGGTTTGGTCTGGGGATGTGGTGAAGCGGTTACAGCGCTTAGAGGGCGATCGCTTCGATCGCATTTATTTCGATCCACCCTATCAGAGTTCATTATATCAGCCGGTGTTAGAGGCGATCGCCGATCTTCATCTGCTCTCAGATACCGGAGAACTCGCGGTTGAGCATTCCCCCCAACTCCCTCCTCCAGGTGAGCTAGATGGCTTAGAAATTCTTCGCCAAAAGGTTTACGGGAATAGTGCTGTGACCTTTTATCAAGTTAATTGAGTTAATCCTGCCTGTTCAGCAGTCAAAACAGAGTAAATAGGACATAATGTTAATGAGGGGCGTGACCCCTCATTCTTGTTTCTGCGGAATATAAGGTATTCTAGATAACATTTTTTCAGGACGGAGAGTTATGACCCTAACAGAGAAGATAGCTGGCACAAAACTTAAGAGACAGGGTAGAAACCCGTCCCAACCTCAGCTATCTGATAGAGTATCAACAACTCCGGTTGTGGAATCTTTGGTTTCTATTGGAGAATCAGATCGCCATCTGCACCTGTGCCAATTGCGGACTCCCTCGGAGAGAATTATCTATCCCTTTGATCGCTTGAGTGAACAACCAACGGCTGTGTCTAATGCTGCGGATATCACAGAATCTGACTTACCGTCCTCTGCTGGGGAGGGCAAGAGGATTCATTTGGATTTAGAAACCTTGCAAGGGTTTGAAGTGGTAAACCACCAGTTTCAACAGTGGGGTATCCAGTTTCGCAATGCGATCGCTCTTCAACCCTCTAATCCGGCTTATCCTCCGAAAACGGGCACGATGGTACTCATTGCCGGGCCCAAAAGTGGTTGGATGGAAGTTCTGTTTACTCGCCCGATCAGCGCAGTGAGTTGTTATGTCACTAGCTCCCGACGAATTACGTTAACGGGATTTGATCGACATAATCAAGCGATCGCCTATACGGAGTTACCGGAAGCCAATCTAGCAGACTCTAACGCTGATATTGCTCCGAATGCTCTTTTGACCTTAACCACAGAGACTCCAGAAATTTACCGCATTAATTTTTCCGCTTTTGATGGACAATTTAGTGTAGATGAGTTTCATATTCAATGGGATTAGCGATCGCATTTTAAGATAATGAAGGTGTTGTTGTGTGTTGTTGATGGATGTCCTCTAAACTTCTGAAGCAGTTTAGCGATCGCCTCTGGAACGATCCCCAAGTACGGGATCAATTCATCCAAGCCTTCGATCAGCCCCCTCCCTTACATCCCTGTATTCTCTGGTGTCAAGACCCCCCTTTAGAGCGTCCCTTTGCCGTAGAACCCCCCCAACCTTGGCAACCGGATCGGGTGGATCGACTCAGTTTAGGAGCGCAACCGGGAAAACATCCTGCCCACGATCGCGGAGCCTATTATTGTCTCGACTTTTCTTCTGTATTTGCCGCTTCTCCTCTGTTGCAGCTCTCAGACCTGAAAACGGCGATCGATGTTTGCGCTGCTCCGGGAGGTAAAAGTTTATTCACCTGGCATATTCTGCAACCGGACTTACTCCTGTGCAATGAAGTGGTTGGTAAGCGCCTGGGAACCCTGATGGCCAACTTAAGGCGCTGTCACGTTTCTAACTTTGTCAATCAGCAACCGGGGGCGATCGCCACCCAACTCGACCCCCACCGACTGGCTCAACACTTCCCCCAAGCCTTTCAGCTCGTCCTCATTGATGCACCCTGTAGCGGTCAATCCCTATTATTGAAACACAAACAAGTCCCCGGATGTTTTCATAAAGTCACCCGCAACCGCAATGCCAACCGGCAAAAACGAATTATCGGCAATTCCGCTCAATTAGTCGCGCCCCAAGGTTATCTCCTTTACATGACTTGCACTTATTCTCTGGAAGAAAACGAGCAAGTTTGCCACTGGTTACTGAAAAAATACCCCCACTTTCAACCCATTCCCGTGCCCCATCTTCTCGCTTACCAATCCCATCTTACTGACCTCCCCTGCTATCGTCTTTGGCCTCACCAAGGGTTAGGCGCTGGTGCATTTACCGCCCTCTTTCAAAACCAGAATTTGGGGGAAGCCTGTACAATTTCTCTTGATGATTTAGCGACTATTAATCGTTTATAGCCTGTCTCAAATAAAGGTTATCCCCAGTCAACTATTCCTCCTCCGTAGGTCGTAAAGGAATTTCCACAATAAACTGAGCGCCCTCTCCCGGTTGAGAAATACAACTGAGTTGTCCGCTATGTTTTTCTACCACAATTTGATAACTAATGGATAAGCCTAAACCGGTTCCAGAACCTACGGGTTTAGTAGTATAAAAAGGGTTAAAGATCCGTTTCACAGTTTCCTCACTCATCCCCGGGCCATTATCGGCAACGATCACTTCTACAGATTGGCGATCGGTGACTTGAGTCCGAACCGTAATCGAAGGTTGCCGATCTTCAGGGGTTTCGGTATTTCTCTGATCTTGCATCGCATCGCAAGCATTGGTTAATAAATTCATGAACACTTGATTGAGTTGCGAGGCGTAGCAATTGACGAGAGGTAAATTACCATACTCTTTAACAATTTTAATTTCTTTTTCATTCCCCGACTCTTTGAGCCGATTTTGCAAAATCAAGAGGGTACTATCTAATCCATCATGCAGGTTAACTGGTTTTTTGTCTGCTTCATCTAGACGGGAGAAGTTGCGTAGGGAGAGGATAATCTTACGGATGCGTTCAGCTCCGACTTGCATGGAATTGAGCAGATTTTTGAGATCTTCACTGATAAAGTCTAAATCAATATCGTCAATTCGATCTTCAATTTCTTCCACTGGATTAGGATAATGGCTTTGGTAAAGATCGATGAGAGACAGTAAATCTTCAACATATTCTGTCGCCGGGGCTAGGTTCCCATAGATAAAACTCACAGGATTATTGATTTCATGGGCAACACCAGCGACCATTTGACCTAAACCGGACATTTTTTCTGTTTGAATCAGTTGGGCTTGGGTTCGTTGTAACTCTTCTAGGGTTTGAGATAAATCTTGATTTTTCTGGTTTAATTCTTGGGTACGCTCTTGCACTTTCTGCTCGACGGAGGCATAGAGGAGGGCATTATCGAGGGCGATCGCCGCTTGGGAGGATAAAACTTGCAGCACTTCAATGCGATCAGCAGTGAAGGCATCAGTGGTTAAGTTATTCTCTAAGTACAGGATACTAATCAGTTGGCCTTGGCTGACAATGGGGATACACAGCAGGGATTTTACCTGTCGTTTAGTAAGATAAGGATCGTTAGTAAATTGCCCTTCTCGACAGGCATGGCTTAAAACCACATCCGAGAGCGATCGCTCCACATAGTTAATCACGGTAATGGGAAGCTCTTCACTCGTTTCTACGGCTGTTGAGTCTTGAGTGATAATGGTTTCCTCATCTACCGAAGCCGACGCAGAAATCAGCAACTTGCCTTCCTTGGGCAGCAGCAAAAATCCGGATTGCGCTCCGGCATTTTCAATCAAGATTTGCATTAAGTTCCCTAAAAGCTTATCCAAAACGATTTCACTGGAAATGGCTTGAGAGGCTTTGAGGACTGTATTTAAATCTAGGCTATTAGAAATCGAGTTGGTGGAGGTGTGAATGGTTTTAGCCACATCTATCCCATTGGTGGGTTGATTTAATTTGGCTTCTAATTGGGGATAGGCTAATTTCAGAGAAGCCACTTTGCGCTTGATCCCCCACTTCTGGTAATGATAGTAAGCCTCTCGCAGATGGACAAGAGCATAGGAAGCTTTATTTTTTTGCACCCAAAACTCAGCCGCCCGTTCATTGGCGATCGCCTGTAGCGGAATTAACTCATGTTCTGTAGCAACGGCGATCGCGCGATCGTAAAGATCGATCGCCAACTCCAGATCATTTTGCACAGCAGCCAATTCCGCCTCTACCAGTAAATATTTAGACAAGAAATTAGCCGCACAGTTTTCCGACCATACCTTTAGTTGCCGTTGATTCTCTCTCACCTTGCTTAACAGAGCCTCTCTCTCTGCTTCCTCAGTCACCCCATAAGCCGATAAATACAGCAAAGAAGAATAGAAATTATACTCAGTAACCGGCACAGTCCCCAGAATCGACTGAAGTTGATTGGCGATCGTCTCACTCAGAGCTAAAGCAGCCTCCAGATTGCCATACAAATATAACGTTTGCATCTTAAAAATCTGATAAATACACAAAGCAAACGTATTCTGATTTTGCTGGCACAGCTCAATATACTCCCCTTCAGTAACATTCGGCCCATCAAAATTCAACGGCTCATCCGTTCGATCGTCCAAATTCAACAGCACCAACTGTAAGCCCAGTAAAATATCGGTCACCAATTGATTTTCCGTTTTTTGGGCAAAAGGTAAATACTTCGGAACCTCTTCTAAAATCTCGTTAATCGGTTTACCTTGAACAAAGAAATTAAGAGACTGATTATGTAAAACATAACCCGCATAGGGTAAATCACCGGAATCCAACGCAGATTGATAAGCCTCATTGCCTAACGGGGTGGAATCTTTCACAGGATTAAACCAATAATTCAAAGTGCTAATTAAACAAACACCAGCCTTATAAGTAGGATGTCCCCACTTTTGATTGAGTTGATAAGCCACCCGTCCCAGATCGTAGGCATTGCGGTATTCTCCAAACAAATTCACCAACAAAATGCCATAGGTAGGCAAAAAGAACCCCACTTCTGGTGTGTATCCTTCCTCTAAAACCAACGTTGCACCCTTAAGAATCATCAGCGTCCACAACTGAATATTCAGCATATACGTCGGTGGAGCCAAATTATTTAATAACTTCACCTTCATTTCGCTAACCGGATTCTCCATTTTCGGCTGCTCAAGCAACGATAAGATAGGGCGATTCCCTAACGCTTGACCCGCCTTCTCTAACTCCTGGGGAATCACCCCATCTAAACCCTCACTCGGTACATCTATCCCTAACAAATCAAGGGCATTTCTGCCAATTTCTACCGCCTTTTGATATTGACCTCTGAGCGTATTTTGAATTAATAGAATATTATAAATTTCCGCTTTCTCAAAATCCGACTGAGCATGAACTAAAACCTCGTCAATTAAAGCTTCTGACTCAGCAAAATTTCCATTCAGATACTCTACATCTGCCCGTTCCTTATACAACGAAAACGCAAACCCATGATCGAACTGCCAAATATTATCCGGTAGACGACTCATTGCCTCCCTGAGATATTGAGCAGCAGCCACAAAAGCCGTAGCATCTTTCGCTCGCTTCCCAGCTTCCAAATTCAGTTGAGCCAATTCCAGGATTTCATCCCTCTCCGTAATCAAAGATCGACCCACATTCATATGATCGACCAACTCAAAAATCCGTTCATTGCGATACTCAACCGGCGTTCTCTCCAACAGCATTCGCCCGATTTTCAGATGCACCGCCTTTTTATCCACCTCATCAATCAAAGTATAAGCCGCTTGTTGAACGCGATCGTGGGAAAACTTATAATTTAAGATTAATAAAGGAGCCGTCACCAAATCAAAATCAACCACATCGCGACCCGAATTCGCTTGGATCATTTTTTCTTCAATGGCAGGCAACAAATCTTGAAATGTGCCATAGGATTCCTTTTCATAAATCAAAGACAGGGTATTTAAGTCAAATTGATTCCCCAAACAAGCCGATAATCGTAAAACCTCCTGCGTCTTTTCTGGTAACTTCCGTAACTTACTAATCATTAAGTCCACCACATTCTCGGTAATACTCATGGACTCAATTTCTTCTAAATCCCAAGACCATCCGCCCATGGTCTCCGGCTGAGGCGGGATAAACGTGAGCAGCTTTTCTTGGTATAAAGTTTTCAGAAACTCATTCACAAAAAAGGGATTCCCTTCTGTTTTATTTTTGATCAAATTTGCCAAAGACTGAACTGACCCTTGGTCTTGATGCAGAGTCTGAGAAATTAACTGGCCAATTTGATTTAAGTTTAGATTTTTTAAGTGAATTTCGCTCAGATTCACCGACTGAATTCGCAGGGAATCCACCATCATCATCAGAGGATGACTGGGACTGACTTCATTATCTCGATAGGCTCCAATTAAGAAAAAGTGTTTTACCTCTGCTTCTGTCAACATTAGCTCAATCAACTTCAACGTGGCAGAATCTGCCCATTGTAAGTCATCTAAGAACATCACTAAGGGATGTTCTGGGCGACAGAAAATTTGCACAAAATTTTGAAAGACTAAATTAAATCGATTTTGGGATTCAGTTGGCCCTAATTCAATGACGGGGGATTGAGGGCCAATAATATATTCAATTTCAGGAATAACATCAATAATAATTTGCCCATTGGGGCCCAGGGCGACTAATAACTTCTCTTTCCAGGCTTTTAATTTCTCTTCACTTTCCGTCAGTAATAAATTGACCAACTCAGAAAAAGCTTTAACGATAGCAAAATAGGGAATACTCCTCTGAAATTGATCGAATTTACCCAGGATAAAATAGCCATTTTTACGGGTGATGGGCTTATAAATTTCTTGCACTAAAGCCGATTTTCCGATCCCAGAATAGCCGCTCACCAGCATAAATTCCTTATGACCATCAGCGACTCGCTCAAAAGCCGCCAACAGGGTATCGATTTCCTTATCCCTTCCATAGAGTTTTTCCGGAATCTTAAATTTATCGGAAATATCTTGTTCCCCTAACGGAAATAAGTCGATCTGGTCATTTTCTTTGAGATTCACCAAACACCGTTCTAAATCGGCCAGTAATCCCCAACTACTTTGGTAGCGCTCCTCAGCATTTTTAGCCAGTAATTTGATCACCAAATCAGAAACAATCTGAGGAATTTCTGGATTTATAACATAGGGAGCCGTGGGTTGTTTCGCAATATGACAATGGATGAGTTCCATCGTTTCTGTGGCTTCAAAAGGCAGCTTATGGGTCAGCAGTTCATAAAAGGTGACCCCCAAGGAATAGAAATCTGTGCGATAGTCTAAGCTGCGATTGAGTCTTCCAGTTTGCTCTGGGGACATATAAGCTAAAGTCCCTTCAATCGTCGGAGCATGAGGAGAGGGTTCATCCTCTCGATTGAGCATTCCCGATATACTTAAATCAACCAGTTTGACTTTTCCGGTCGCGGGATTAAAGACAATATTAGCCGGATTGATATCTTTATGAATAATATTGGCTTGATGCAAATCTCCCAAACTTTTAACAATTTGGATGGCTAAGTTCAAAAATCCTAACAGGGTAAATTTTTGAGAGGCTAACAACTGTTTTAAGGATTCTCCCCCGAAATCCTCTAAAACCATCACTAAAGAGTTTTGATGGGTTTCTAGGCTGTAAGCCTTAACCACGCTATCGAGATTGAGGCGATTGAGGAGTTCAAACTCTTGCTGATATCGATTTCTCTCTTCCCCAGTGGGATACTCAGATTTGAGTAACTTGAGAATCACGGGCAGATTCCCTTTTTGTTGACAACCCCGATAGACTACTGTTTTGTCACTTTCGTAGATTTTGGCAAGAATTTGGTAGCCGCTTAGATTGATCATAATCAAACACTCTAAATCGCTTTGGGGAAGTACGGATAGGATACCCTGGGTAGAGAAGATGCAGACGACCTGAAGCGATCGCCGCCACCCTAGATCAAGATTACCTCACCAATTTAGCAAAATATAGCCCTGGGTGTTGATCCTGCATTCTCCATAGCAATTAGACCTGATGTAGGGGCGTTTCATGTCCCCAAGGGAAATGGCCGTTCGCCCCTACTAGGATGGCTCTATTCCATCCATTGACTATGGAAAAACTCCCCTCTCGGTTTATCAATCCGTTCATAGGTATGAGCGCCAAAGAAATCTCGTTGCGCTTGCGTCAAGTTTTGGGGTAAAGTCGCCCGACGATAACTATCAAAGTAGTCCAAAGACGCACTAAAAGCCGGAACCGGAATTCCCAACTGACAAGCCAGACCCAACACTTCCCGCCAAGCTTGTTGACGGTCTAGAATCGTCTGCTTAAACTCAGGAGCAAGCAGCAAATTAGGCAATCCCGGATTCTCCTTAAACGCCACCTTAATCTTATCCAAGAAGCCCGCACGAATAATGCATCCGCCTTTCCAGATGCGGGAAATCTCGCTCAGATTCAACTCATAACCAAACTCTTGGGAAGCCTTACTCAGCAGCGCCATCCCCTGAGCATAGGAACAAATCTTAGAGCAATAGAGAGCATCCCGAATCTTAGGAATAAACGCCTTGAGATCCCCATCATACGCGCTACTCGGCCCCGTTAACTCCTGAGAAGCTGCGACTCGCTCCTCCTTATAGGAAGACATAATCCGCGCATTCACGGCTGCGGTAATGGTGGGAATACTCACCCCCAATTCCAGAGAAGTCACCAC
Encoded here:
- a CDS encoding trifunctional serine/threonine-protein kinase/ATP-binding protein/sensor histidine kinase; this encodes MINLSGYQILAKIYESDKTVVYRGCQQKGNLPVILKLLKSEYPTGEERNRYQQEFELLNRLNLDSVVKAYSLETHQNSLVMVLEDFGGESLKQLLASQKFTLLGFLNLAIQIVKSLGDLHQANIIHKDINPANIVFNPATGKVKLVDLSISGMLNREDEPSPHAPTIEGTLAYMSPEQTGRLNRSLDYRTDFYSLGVTFYELLTHKLPFEATETMELIHCHIAKQPTAPYVINPEIPQIVSDLVIKLLAKNAEERYQSSWGLLADLERCLVNLKENDQIDLFPLGEQDISDKFKIPEKLYGRDKEIDTLLAAFERVADGHKEFMLVSGYSGIGKSALVQEIYKPITRKNGYFILGKFDQFQRSIPYFAIVKAFSELVNLLLTESEEKLKAWKEKLLVALGPNGQIIIDVIPEIEYIIGPQSPVIELGPTESQNRFNLVFQNFVQIFCRPEHPLVMFLDDLQWADSATLKLIELMLTEAEVKHFFLIGAYRDNEVSPSHPLMMMVDSLRIQSVNLSEIHLKNLNLNQIGQLISQTLHQDQGSVQSLANLIKNKTEGNPFFVNEFLKTLYQEKLLTFIPPQPETMGGWSWDLEEIESMSITENVVDLMISKLRKLPEKTQEVLRLSACLGNQFDLNTLSLIYEKESYGTFQDLLPAIEEKMIQANSGRDVVDFDLVTAPLLILNYKFSHDRVQQAAYTLIDEVDKKAVHLKIGRMLLERTPVEYRNERIFELVDHMNVGRSLITERDEILELAQLNLEAGKRAKDATAFVAAAQYLREAMSRLPDNIWQFDHGFAFSLYKERADVEYLNGNFAESEALIDEVLVHAQSDFEKAEIYNILLIQNTLRGQYQKAVEIGRNALDLLGIDVPSEGLDGVIPQELEKAGQALGNRPILSLLEQPKMENPVSEMKVKLLNNLAPPTYMLNIQLWTLMILKGATLVLEEGYTPEVGFFLPTYGILLVNLFGEYRNAYDLGRVAYQLNQKWGHPTYKAGVCLISTLNYWFNPVKDSTPLGNEAYQSALDSGDLPYAGYVLHNQSLNFFVQGKPINEILEEVPKYLPFAQKTENQLVTDILLGLQLVLLNLDDRTDEPLNFDGPNVTEGEYIELCQQNQNTFALCIYQIFKMQTLYLYGNLEAALALSETIANQLQSILGTVPVTEYNFYSSLLYLSAYGVTEEAEREALLSKVRENQRQLKVWSENCAANFLSKYLLVEAELAAVQNDLELAIDLYDRAIAVATEHELIPLQAIANERAAEFWVQKNKASYALVHLREAYYHYQKWGIKRKVASLKLAYPQLEAKLNQPTNGIDVAKTIHTSTNSISNSLDLNTVLKASQAISSEIVLDKLLGNLMQILIENAGAQSGFLLLPKEGKLLISASASVDEETIITQDSTAVETSEELPITVINYVERSLSDVVLSHACREGQFTNDPYLTKRQVKSLLCIPIVSQGQLISILYLENNLTTDAFTADRIEVLQVLSSQAAIALDNALLYASVEQKVQERTQELNQKNQDLSQTLEELQRTQAQLIQTEKMSGLGQMVAGVAHEINNPVSFIYGNLAPATEYVEDLLSLIDLYQSHYPNPVEEIEDRIDDIDLDFISEDLKNLLNSMQVGAERIRKIILSLRNFSRLDEADKKPVNLHDGLDSTLLILQNRLKESGNEKEIKIVKEYGNLPLVNCYASQLNQVFMNLLTNACDAMQDQRNTETPEDRQPSITVRTQVTDRQSVEVIVADNGPGMSEETVKRIFNPFYTTKPVGSGTGLGLSISYQIVVEKHSGQLSCISQPGEGAQFIVEIPLRPTEEE
- a CDS encoding RsmB/NOP family class I SAM-dependent RNA methyltransferase, translating into MSSKLLKQFSDRLWNDPQVRDQFIQAFDQPPPLHPCILWCQDPPLERPFAVEPPQPWQPDRVDRLSLGAQPGKHPAHDRGAYYCLDFSSVFAASPLLQLSDLKTAIDVCAAPGGKSLFTWHILQPDLLLCNEVVGKRLGTLMANLRRCHVSNFVNQQPGAIATQLDPHRLAQHFPQAFQLVLIDAPCSGQSLLLKHKQVPGCFHKVTRNRNANRQKRIIGNSAQLVAPQGYLLYMTCTYSLEENEQVCHWLLKKYPHFQPIPVPHLLAYQSHLTDLPCYRLWPHQGLGAGAFTALFQNQNLGEACTISLDDLATINRL
- the rsmD gene encoding 16S rRNA (guanine(966)-N(2))-methyltransferase RsmD yields the protein MRIYGNRVIKTLSGSLTRPTAGRVREAVFNIWQGSIEGCRWLDLCAGSGSMGAEALCRGASWVVGIEQSGRACGIIRQNWQQMASADRFRVWSGDVVKRLQRLEGDRFDRIYFDPPYQSSLYQPVLEAIADLHLLSDTGELAVEHSPQLPPPGELDGLEILRQKVYGNSAVTFYQVN
- the gyrA gene encoding DNA gyrase subunit A; amino-acid sequence: MSTPLDRIVPTDLRNEMSRSYLEYAMSVIVGRALPDARDGLKPVHRRILYAMHELGLTPDRPFRKCARVVGEVLGKYHPHGDTAVYDALVRMAQDFSMRSPLINGHGNFGSVDNDPPAAMRYTECRLQAIATEAMLQDIEAETVDFLDNFDGSQQEPIVLPARVPQLLLNGSAGIAVGMATNIPPHNLGELIDGLVALIENPDLTDTALMQYIPGPDFPTGGKILGTSGIQEAYTLGRGSITMRGIADIETIEHRGRPSRDAIIVTQLPYQVNKAALIERIAELVNDKRIEGIADIRDESDRDGMRIVVELRRDAYPRVVLNNLYKQTPLQTNFGANMLALVNQDPQLLSLKHFLSVFLEFRVETITRRTQYELRKAEERDHLLQGLLIAMQYLDEIIQLIRHAADTPSAKTELIEDYSLSELQADAILQMQLRRLTALEAEKIRQEHEDLQLRIADLKDILANRNRILEMIKAECADLKQKFATPRRTQIERAEGDLVDMDLIANEKAVILITEQGYIKRMPVDTFDAQSRATRGKSGAKIKEDDGIDHFLTCCDHDSLLFFSDRGVVYRLLAYQIPSGSRNAKGTPLVQMLPIPMDEKITSIIPVSEFSDHEYLVMLTQNGYIKRTTLDAFSNIRTNGLIAISLGEGDQLRWVRRATEEDSIIIASGQGKAIHFRTNTQQLRPLGRTARGVRAMKLVDGDRLISMDILPGQVLNELMVDQTEEEETNEQPETEDIDTTPLGPWALVVTTRGYGKRVPVNQFRLQNRSGKGIIATKFKSHKANDELAALRIVHPDDELMMVTSRGIIIRQSTNAISVQSRGATGVLVQRLDKDDSIVAVALVPTHAEETTEGEQEVELTPELDSPQPLSE